CCACTTTTAAGCAATGCAAAAGGTGACCAGATATCCAACCAACAAACAAAAATTGGAAGAACGAGGGCACCGAAGTGCCCTCGCCCAGCCTTACGGCTTAGTAGCCGAACTGCCGCAGAGCAGCACGAATCTCATCGCCACAGGCGTTGAGCGCAGCGACCGTGGCATTGACCGTGGCCACGTCTGCGAAGGTGGTCTTGAAGCAGCCATCGTTGTGGATGTTGCCGCAGACCTTGTAGACGGCACTCGTCAGACGCTTGGCGGAATTGGCAGCGGCGACGATGGTCTTCATGTCGGCGTTGTCCAGGGCCGAGAGTTCGCCGATGGCGTTGACGATGCAGTTGGCTGTGCCGTTGGCGTCGTCGTAAGCCTCGCGCACCGGATTGTGGGTAGCACGAAATTCATGAGGGCTACCGCCAATCACCTTGGAGCAGGCATTGATGGTGACGCCGAGCAAGCGCAGCTTCTCGGGCATCTGGGCAAGCACGCTGACGGGGATGTGCAGAGCGATCGGGAGTTCGACGACGATGGGGCGAGCGGACTTGGTCATGGTTTGTTTCCTAGATTGGGTTGATGGGTGGGTTGAAGTCGTCCGCATCTTTCTCAAGAGCTGCAGGCAGGAGAGTTAACTCTCAAGAACTGCGTTCTCTGTCCAATTACCGTATGTGGGTGAGTAGGTTGGTTTTTGGACTAAAAAACTCTAGAGAAAGGGAAAGCGAAGGACAATTGCACCTTGCCGAATCCATCTAATAGAAGACAATTTAACTAGATGCCATCAAAGGGCTACGAGACATTTTCAGTGGTGAAAACAACATGTGTAAAATTACCTGACTGGAGATGCTAATCTTAGCGAAGCTAACTCACCCCGGTAGACAGTCTATTTTTTCCAGAAGAATCATGGATTTACAAGCGCTGTTTTTGTCTCAAGACATTCGCAAAGCTCGACTTGCGTTACGGCTACTCACAGTCGGTCTTCTTTTGAGCGCCAACCATTCATGTCTGGCCATGTCACCAGAAGTAACTAAGCAATTTCAGCAGGCGCAGCGGCTCTACAGCCAGCGCAAAGGGTTGCAAGCAAGAAAGTTATTGCAAAGCCTTTCAGGCACTAACACCGCTACTCCTGAGATACTCTGCTTGCTGGCCGACACATATCTAGCCGAAGGACCAGACATAACAAACGACCAGACAAAAACGGTCGAGACTCTGGCAAAACGCGCACTGGTAATCGATCCGCAGTGGGGCAATGCCTACAAAATTTTGGCTCAGGTAGCTAACGATAGAGGCGAACATCAAAAGGCTGTGGAATTTGCCAACAAAGCTCTAGCCACAAAAAAACCTGATATCAAAGCGTATCTGCAGCGCACACTGGCTTATCAAGCCATGGGTCAAAACAAGCTAGCGCTGGCAGATATTACCGAATACCTCAAATACACAGCAACCGACCCCGATATGCACGTGCTTAGAGCCGGGATTCTTAGGGCTCTCAAACAGCCGCTAGAAGAAATCGAAGAGTACAAAGCGGCACTAAAACTGCATTACAGAGACTATACGGTTTATCAACTGGTACAAACATACGAGCAGGTAGGTAAATTTGAGCCAGCCATAGCTGAGCTTACAAAACTGATCAAAGCCACTGGACAGGATGCTGAAGCTTTTCAAAAACGTGGACATATCTACTCGCGCATAAAAAAATACAACGAAGCCATCGCTGATTACAGTAAAGCAATTAGTATCGAGGCCTCACCCCGCTTTTACAAAGAGAGAGCCGCCATCTATCAACAAATGGGCAATACCAGAGCCGCTCAAGCAGATCTGGCAATGTCTAAAAAAGAAGATTTAAGCGACCCCTTTGGGCGCTGATCAATTAGCCTTTTACAACAGGAAAGCCCCGATCGCGCATCAAAGCATTGGTGTCAACCGCGCGCCCTCTAAAGTTTTTAAAGGCGACATCAGGAGCCACTGAATTGCCTACGCTAAAGATTGTATCGGCAAAGCGATCGCATGTTTTGCGGTCATAAAAACCACCTGCTTCTTTGAAGCATTCAGCCGCATCAGCAGACATGGTATCAGCCCAGATATAGG
The sequence above is a segment of the Candidatus Obscuribacter sp. genome. Coding sequences within it:
- a CDS encoding tetratricopeptide repeat protein, with the translated sequence MSANHSCLAMSPEVTKQFQQAQRLYSQRKGLQARKLLQSLSGTNTATPEILCLLADTYLAEGPDITNDQTKTVETLAKRALVIDPQWGNAYKILAQVANDRGEHQKAVEFANKALATKKPDIKAYLQRTLAYQAMGQNKLALADITEYLKYTATDPDMHVLRAGILRALKQPLEEIEEYKAALKLHYRDYTVYQLVQTYEQVGKFEPAIAELTKLIKATGQDAEAFQKRGHIYSRIKKYNEAIADYSKAISIEASPRFYKERAAIYQQMGNTRAAQADLAMSKKEDLSDPFGR